CCATTAACGACCCTTTAACCTGAATTTTGAACAGTCACTTAGTCAGCATGTAACAGCCAAATAATGAGTCTTTACGATCATTAAGATGATCATTATGAAAACCATTCCGAATTCCTCCTCATTCTAACCTATAAACACCACCCCAAAGATGAAtgaaatcataccaaacacaaAGCATTTATCTCCCTATTTTCGAGTTTCCCTACAATAATATGTTTGAACAAAAGTGCTACCAATTCCAAGCTAAAAATCTGTCAAAACTTGGGTAGGAAGGTGTTGTCCATTATCTAAATTTCAGAAGCTGATTTCCTTGCTTGAAGTGGACAGAATTTTCCTTGCGAATGATTGCTCGAAGAtggacaatatatatatatatatatatatatatatatatatatatatatatatatatatatataatgttttgaaatatataatgtgtgtgtgtgttttgaaATAATGTTGTTCTTGATTTTGAAAACTCGATCGCACACTACTTGTTTCATGCCATTTGATTCCGTACATGTTTCGTTCAGCATGATTCATTTATTATGCTATGAAATCTTGAAAATACACAGTTAGGATTTGAAATAAAAGTGATAATGAAATTTctgaaatatcatatataagACTCTGATGTGGATGATTATAATAACCGATATATGCATCGCCTTCTTAGAAGAATAAAAATTAGAGATTGATCAGTATACCATGAATAAAGAGATAAATAACAGTACTTTATATAAGTTTATGCTTCAGTTATTATGCCTTGTTTCGAAATATGTTTGTCTCATGTCTTGATTCATGTTGCAACATGTTCTGTGACACGTCATCTTTGAACTCACATTATATGTTTATTTCGATATTCATGTGTATGATTAGCCCTCATATGCTGAGTCTTTCTCAAAACACTCACCACATTACGTCCCTTCCTAGATAAGGGCGAAGATCATTTGGAAGAGGACGACTAACACATGTTTTGGGGTTTGTGATAAACAGCACAAGTTACCACTTCCGCATTTATGTTATGCATAGTTAAACAGTCCTGATTTATGTAATAAATCGGTGTTTGGCTATTTATGTATTACGTGACTTGTTTCAAGATTTTAAATTGCTAAACAACTGTCGACGACGCGTCTCTATCTCAAGGCGTGACATGTCCGATTTAGTTTACCTGATCAACGTAGTTTGCAGGCTATTGCATTGACTATTTGAGTTTACCCAAAGCACACAAAAAATTGTGGTGGCAAATTctcaaagttttttttttttttttttttttaaaaagactCGGGCTAGCTTGATCCAAGTGACCGTTCTCTTATAACTTAAATTCTAATTCATCTTGCAAATTATTCATTTTGTCACATTGCGCTGCTCACTCTCCATATAATTAGGTTCACCGGTAATAATTAAGTAAAGCGAAAATAACTTTTTTGTTTGTTAACTCTGTTCATTAGAGATTTTGGTTAATTGAGTATCCAGAGTTTTGTTTTGGTGTTAACTTTTAATTTCCATAGATATTGATTTGATTGCAAATATGATGACAACTACgtcaaaaatttattatatcagACCAAGAATTTATACAGTCACGTCGACACTTCGATAAAATAGGACTAAAAACGAAAAATCAAAGTTACTACATAAAAATCGAATTCGATAAAATAGGACTAAAAACGAAAAATCAAAGTTACTacataaaaatcaaactctgaATTATTTAGTACATCATAACCCAAAATAAGACAAGTTAGTtgacaaaaaataattttccctTCATTAAGATCACTTTGCTACCAACTTAATCAATTTTTGGTTTATACTTGTATATGATTGTGTTTAATTGTTAATGATAGCTAGTGTTATATAATCTTAACATATTTTCTTAAACAAATTAGATACATCATACGAAAttgtaatttcataaaaaatttaaataactaATAGAATAAGatggtaaaaaataaataataaaaattaaaatgtacATATCGCAACAAATATGATGACCTTAAAACGGACAAAAATGGTTGGGGGTGGAATGTGAATAACATTAAACTGTACATACTTGGTGGTGAACTAAATTAGGACGGCATCAACATTTAACATGAAATCCTCCCAGCCCATACATGGACAAAAAACTGAAGAAATAAGTGCTGAATCAACGTCAGTCCTGGAAAATTAAGTAGAAATATGAAACCTTGAGATTTCCGAATAATACAATACCCCCTAATTAATAATAATCCGTAACTTATCTTCCTAGAACATATCGGGATTTTCATCAAATGAGAAGTTGTTCAAAAAATCCTTCCCTTGATCATGCTCAAGCAGCAGCAAGTTTTCCAGCACTGACAGCGGGGCCATTTCATTGGGGTCGGGTTTTCTTTCGCCGTGAACGTAACTAGCCTCCGGAGAAGTAGATCTTGAGAACTCGGAAGTCGAAGATTCGAAGGACTCGAAACCAAACAGAGATTCAAATGATTCAGACAAATCGATCCCACTTTTGTTTTCATTACTCGGAGTAGGATGGGTCCCTTCACTAAGATTGTTGGATGAATCTTGAATACTCGAACACTTGGATTCTTCGGATTTCGGCTTCTTTTTGTCCCAGTCTTTCAGCAATCTCGCGATGTTCTCCGTGCTAGATGCGTAAGAGAAAGCCTGGCTAGGTTTTGTGCTTGAAATCAgctcattgttgagcatcaatTGTTCGGAGAACAGGCTCTTGTTTTCAAACGTTAATGCATCTTTAAGGGCTTGCTTGGCTGTGTTAATATCCGTCTGTAACCTTCTCTCCCACTGGCCTCTGGAAATGGAGTTTGAATTTGTGGAGAAAACACCTGTGCCAGACTCATGCGAGCCATTAGAACTTATTTGAAGCTTTTTTAGCTTCTTTTTCAGATGGGTGTTCCAGTAGTTTTTTATGTCATTGTCTGTTCTTTCTGGAAGATAAGAAGCTATGGCTGCCCATCTGCATTCATAAATTGCAAATCCCAGATTCAGAATTTTATCACTACGTACTTTCTATCGGAGCAGTGACGAGATTAATAAACAAACAAATTATTACTTGTTTCCAAGAAGAGCTTGAAGCTGAATAATCATCTTCTCTTCTTGATCCACGAAACTTCCCCTCTTAATCCCAGGCCGAAGATAATTAGTCCATCGCAGCCTGCAACTCTTGCTGCATCTCGTTAGCCCTGCAAAATCGAACCCACGAAGAATCAAGAAAAAATTCAGTAAACTACAAAAAACCCACTTTTTTAACGCGATTTTCCGTGGAAGCAAATTAGAACAAAAACTACAAAAACGGCACAGAATCAAATCAAAAACAGAAAACTTTGAACCTGTATGTGAGGGAACAGCCTTCCAATTCCCGGGGCCATGTTCTTGAACATAAGACACCAAAAGTATATCTTCGTCAGGAGTCCACGGCCCTTTCTTCATACCAATTTTATCGCAGCATGGTGGCCTGCCCATATCCCTTTATGGCCCTTTTCTTGTCTTGATTTGATTCAACTCGTAAAGCTCAGAAAAAAATGtgggtttcttttttttttgcttcAATTCTTTCTAAAATCCCCCTCTCTCTTTTCCTTTCTTCTCTCCTCCTTAAATTTCTTCTTCGAAACAGCTCACCAGACAATGGTCTAATGGACTAAGGTTGTTGTTTCGTCTGCATATATAggaaattgaaatattttaaagttatagtataattttttctttcttcttcccTAATTTCTTGACGCTGACCTTAAAAAAAGACAGAGAAGTAGTAAAGAGTCAAAAGTCGACAGCAAACGCATTTACTCAATGCAGCATCGGACTCTCTAAAGTCAGCTGTATATCATTTGCTCTTTCTCCTGTATTCTGATGTATTATCAAAACCGCGTCCTATTTAATGTTAGCTTAATTAATTTGCACCACCAAACGCAGATAATTGGGAATCCAAAACCCTAAATTGATTAGGGCTTCACTTTTGCATTAATACTGTGGAATTATATAGACTATATTATgtacataattttttataatgtgTGTGTGGAGGTAAATAGCATTATGACAAAAAGCTAAACATACAAATTATATTACTCAAAATCATTCATTTTATCTAACAAATAATATCATTCTCTCACTTTAATATCAAACATATATAACTTCACTCGAGTTCCATCTTACATATATGTTAAATGTTTTGCTAATAACTAGAATATTTCACATAATACAAGTTTATATATGTCTACTTGTATTTTcatacaaattaataaaattat
The sequence above is a segment of the Primulina tabacum isolate GXHZ01 chromosome 6, ASM2559414v2, whole genome shotgun sequence genome. Coding sequences within it:
- the LOC142549801 gene encoding myb-related protein 306-like, encoding MGRPPCCDKIGMKKGPWTPDEDILLVSYVQEHGPGNWKAVPSHTGLTRCSKSCRLRWTNYLRPGIKRGSFVDQEEKMIIQLQALLGNKWAAIASYLPERTDNDIKNYWNTHLKKKLKKLQISSNGSHESGTGVFSTNSNSISRGQWERRLQTDINTAKQALKDALTFENKSLFSEQLMLNNELISSTKPSQAFSYASSTENIARLLKDWDKKKPKSEESKCSSIQDSSNNLSEGTHPTPSNENKSGIDLSESFESLFGFESFESSTSEFSRSTSPEASYVHGERKPDPNEMAPLSVLENLLLLEHDQGKDFLNNFSFDENPDMF